The genomic interval ATCCTTCGTTGACTCTGTTAGCGATCGACGGAAATCCATTGACAACTGTGCCTGAAGCGGCGTTGATACACCTCAACGGAACGTTACGAGGCCTGAGTTTTGGTGGGCCATTTTTGAATTGTGACTGTAAACTCAGATGGATCATCGACTGGATACGCAAGCAGGACCTTCAAGTAACCAGCCGTGAAAAACCACAATTTTGCGGTGGTCCACTGCAGTTACAGAATAGAACGTTCTACAGCATCAGACCAGAGGGTAAAATCACCATCGATTGTAAAATTGTTGACAAATCTATTTTCATTGGTGCATTTATGAGCGTTGACGCGAAATTTATCTTACTCTGACgatacgaatgaataatttcagaaATGATCTGCCCTACTGGAGTTATCGCCGTTGGAACGGTGGAAAGTGTAGATACGAAGGACATTCTGGGTCCTGGGGAGGATATAGTAGAGTCGGTTTTGCCACCAACTCAATCAACGTCTACAACCACCACGCAGCGACCATCGACTTCACCGGTAATATCCAGCACAAGTCGTCCTGCTGGTAGTGTCGAGAGGGTGACGGAAGCACCGGTCGTTTCGACAAGTACATTGCGAACAACCGGTAGACCTGCCATGAGTAGAACGGGCAATGTTGTCATCACAAGAACTACGATATCACCTCTCAAGCATCACCAAGATCAGAGCAGTAGTTTGCAGCAGCATCAACCCAGGCCGCCGCTTGTACTAGGATCCCCACTTTACAAAGTAAAATCTGATAAAGAGATTATCGTTAAGGATGTCTTGAGACAAGACAACACGGTGATTATCTATTGGGACACGGAAGTTTCAAATATCCTCGGATTTCGAGTCATCTATCGCTTGTTTGGTGAGACAAGTTTCAAACAAGCACCACCACTGGAAGCAAGCGAACGTGAATTCAAGATAAAAAATGTCCCGTCACAGgtagaatttttataattcttcaatgaaaatttcaaaagagtGTGACTTGCAACAACTGATATTGTGTTTCAGGAGTGCATGATCGTTTGCGTAGTTTCGTTAGAGGAAACAAACGTCAGCCCTTCGAATGTCCCGTACAATCAATGCAAGGAAGTTAGGACCGAAAATTCACCAACGTCGAACATGGACAAGATAACGATAGCAGCTAGTGCCGCAATATGCGCGACAATCGTTGTCGCGGTAATAATATTTGTGGTCGCAAACCGCAGAAGAGCCAGAAAGCTCCACACCCTACACAGCTTGGATCAAACAAAAATAGGGGGTCCGATCGCAGGCTTGCCAGTTAATTGCTGCTCAGGTATCGGGCCGACGCCAAGTCCAGGTGGGCCGTTGTCTTCACTAGCAACTTTAAGTGCGTTTAACAATCAAAAAGATTGGGATCAAGTTTCGGCTTACAGTACCAGGAGCATACCAAGGCCGAGGGTTTTTCCGATGGAGCGCCAGGGTGAATAATCCAGCattgtaaaaatttaataCGATCAAATCGATTTCGCACTTTTTATTCAAGCGCATTTATCGCCAGGTTCAATAAATCGAGCCGCATGTATCGACGACATGAGATCTCAAGCGTCGCATTTTGGGGGTGGAAAAGTTTCTACCCGTTCGATTGCCGATGGGCAATCGCAGCACAGCTTCTCAAACAACTCAACGAGATATTTCGGTCCGAACCCAGTGCAGTCTAATCTTGTCAGTTCACGCCCAGGTAAGTGGGTTTCATCGCTTCCACTCTGCTTAGAATTACAACGCTGTGATacatgatttttcatttctcttttcatcaGAATTGCGACAGTCACGTCAGTCTCTCGCAGCGGCATCGGACAGACTTTCGCGGGCGAGCTTCCCTGCGAGCCATGCCCATCAACCGCACACGTCGGCTAGAAGGCAACGCCCGAGATCTCGTAATCGCACTTTAGAACAACATCCACCTCGTCCCGGGAGTCGCTATAGTTTGGCAGACTCTACGCACACCCTTAACAACTACGAAGAAAATAACTGGACAGATCACGACATGGATATTTACATGGCTCGAAATCCAACGACAAGAGGTGGTCTCGTACCATTATGATCTGACATTCATCTCCATCATTCTGCTCAAGCACATTTAAAATCGTTTAGCATAAGTCAAGAATTAGCTAGCTGTTAATGTATTATACCCTATCGATTAATATAAGTATATGataatgttataattatttttatgaaagTAGCGTTAttaaactggaaaaaaaaaacaactttacAATACGTTAATGACAGCAAATTAAAGTCATCAGACTTTACTGGAACGCAGTTAAATATTTCTCTATTACGGAGATGATAGCTCGCGTCATATgcaagtgaaaattattcataattggTCATGTTTTCACGTGCGAACAGTGAAATTTTGTCCCAGGCAAAAGATAATGAGGAATATGAGAATGCCTTATGACCTTTCTAGGCTTATTGAGCTGAGTCTACAATAGAACataggtacgcgtacgcgttccATTGTCAatgtttccgtttttcttttcaatgtcAATTATCCGATTTAAAAGTCTTACACGTGCAACTAATCGTAGGGTTCACGAAGATCTGCGTAGCTCTACATGACAATAGATTTTCACAACTATTAATCCAGCTACGATTGAATGAAAACTAGATCAAAAATCGCATCAAAACGAATGAACCAATGTCGTTGATTATCATCGCAAATGAATTGCATGAATTTGTCTCTAAATAAATACCCTTCTGGACGGGCAATAATAGGACTGATTTAGCAACGCAGTTCTATTAAAGGGAATGTAGAACGAGAATACGCTCCTTCCCAGCATACAAAAGTTGCACCACCGCTTTAGTAATTTAATGACACACGTTGATAAAA from Athalia rosae chromosome 1, iyAthRosa1.1, whole genome shotgun sequence carries:
- the LOC105683725 gene encoding leucine-rich repeat and fibronectin type III domain-containing protein 1-like protein, with the translated sequence MNRPVLELLLTLLAGTFCLVAATSPCPWEDNVAELQGSCICDYNLAKELSVQCDVVDYDKLVGSLRLHASNIAIDLLYVNDSSIGVLKDDALSSLTIHNIQLSGCRIKAIQPHAFRGLEKSLKNLNLRNNELTEVPSRTIENFQNLTVLDLSMNKITRVADDAFAKLRLITLKLSDNEVTISPGAFHGLDKTLKNLNLKGTRQKKVPEALRGLKTLAFLDLSYNSLRELPGSAGTQAFDGLDRLTGLNLERNFIQNIEADAFYGVKNTLSSLSLLSNLIPDFPTTAINSVRDLKVLDIGFNLITELPTNAFQGNPSLTLLAIDGNPLTTVPEAALIHLNGTLRGLSFGGPFLNCDCKLRWIIDWIRKQDLQVTSREKPQFCGGPLQLQNRTFYSIRPEEMICPTGVIAVGTVESVDTKDILGPGEDIVESVLPPTQSTSTTTTQRPSTSPVISSTSRPAGSVERVTEAPVVSTSTLRTTGRPAMSRTGNVVITRTTISPLKHHQDQSSSLQQHQPRPPLVLGSPLYKVKSDKEIIVKDVLRQDNTVIIYWDTEVSNILGFRVIYRLFGETSFKQAPPLEASEREFKIKNVPSQECMIVCVVSLEETNVSPSNVPYNQCKEVRTENSPTSNMDKITIAASAAICATIVVAVIIFVVANRRRARKLHTLHSLDQTKIGGPIAGLPVNCCSGIGPTPSPGGPLSSLATLSAFNNQKDWDQVSAYSTRSIPRPRVFPMERQGSINRAACIDDMRSQASHFGGGKVSTRSIADGQSQHSFSNNSTRYFGPNPVQSNLVSSRPELRQSRQSLAAASDRLSRASFPASHAHQPHTSARRQRPRSRNRTLEQHPPRPGSRYSLADSTHTLNNYEENNWTDHDMDIYMARNPTTRGGLVPL